A region of the Bryobacteraceae bacterium genome:
CCGCCCAGACCGACAACGATCATGCTTTCTCCGGATTCAGTTTCTTCTCGACCTTGGCCCAGGTGTCGCGCAGCCCGATGGTGCGGTTGAAGACCATGCGCTCTTCGGTCGTATCGGGATCGACGCAGAAATAGCCGAGGCGCTCGAACTGGAAGCGGTCGCCGGGCTTTGCCGTCCTGAGCGACGGCTCCATTTTGCAGCCCTCGAGCACCTCAAGCGAGTTCGGGTTCAGGTTGGACGTCCAGTCCTTGCCCGGCTCCGTATCGTCGGGGTCGGGCTTGACGAACAGGTTGTCATAGAGGCGCACTTCGGCGTCAAAGGCATGCGGCACGCTCACCCAGTGGATGGTTCCCTTCACCTTGCGGCCATCGGGCGTGTCGCCGCCGCGGGTGGCGGGATCGTAGGTGCAGCGGACCTCGACGACGCGGCCCGCGGCGTCCTTCACACAGCCGGTGCAGCGGACGATGTAACCGTAGCGGAGGCGAACCTCATTACCCGGAAAGAGGCGGAAGTAGCCTTTGGGCGGCACTTCGCGGAAGTCGTCCTGTTCGATCCACAGTTCGCGCGAGAAGGGCACCAGCCGCGTGCCGGCCGAAGGATCCTCGGGATTGTTGACCGCCTCCATCATCTCCACCTGCCCTTCGGCGTAGTTTTCGATGACGAGCTTCAGCGGACGCAGCACCGCCATGACGCGCGGAGCGCGCCGGTTGAGATCTTCGCGGAGGCAGTGTTCGAGCAGTCCGAGCTCGACCACACCGTTGGTCTTCGACACGCCGATCCGGCTACAGAACGTGCGGATCGACTCGGGCGTGTAGCCGCGGCGGCGCATGCCGCTCAGGGTGGGCATGCGCGGATCGTCCCAGCCGCGCACGAAGCCCATCTCCACGAGCCGCAGCAACCGGCGCTTGCTGAGCACGGTGTAGGTGAGATTCAGGCGGTCGAACTCGATCTGCTGCGGCGCGTAAATCTCCAGCTCGCGCAGGAACCACTCATACAGCGGGCGGTGATCTTCGAACTCGAGCGTGCAGATGGAGTGCGTGATGCCTTCGATCGAGTCCGACTGGCCGTGGGCGTAGTCGTAGGTGGGATAGATGCACCAACGGTCGCCGGTGCGGTGATGCGTGGCGTGGAGGATGCGGTACATCACCGGGTCGCGCATGTTGAGGTTGGGCGACGCCATGTCGATCTTGGCGCGGAGGGTGCGCGACCCATCCGGGAATTCGCCGTTCTTCATCCGCTCGAACAGCTCGAGGTTCTCCTCGACGCTGCGGTTGCGGTAGGGACTTTCGCGGCCCGGCTCGGTGAGCGTGCCGCGGTACTGCCGCACCTCCTCCGGGCTCAGATCGCAGACATAGGCCTTGCCCTTGCGGATGAGCTTCTTCGCCCACTCGTAAAGCTGGTCGAAATAGTCGGAGGCGTAGCAGAGAGCGTCCCACTCGAAGCCGAGCCAGCGGACGTCCTGCATGATCGACTCGACGTATTCGACCTCTTCCTTGCAGGGGTTGGTGTCGTCAAAGCGGAGGTTGCACTTGCCGTTGAATTCGCGGGCGAGGCCGAAGTTCAGGCAGATGCTCTTGGCGTGGCCGATGTGGAGATAGCCGTTGGGCTCCGGCGGGAAGCGCGTGTGGACCCGGCCGCCGTAGCGGCCGGTTTCCAAGTCGCGGAGGATGATGTCGCGGATGAAGTTCGACGGGCGCGCCTCTTCCGGTGCGCCGGCGTCCCTGGGTTTCTCGTCTGCCATGGCTGGTTACGACTCTTGCTGCAACAGTGCGATCGCCTTGCCGATGCGTTCAAGGCAGGCCTCGCGGCCCACCACTTCCAGTGTTTCAAACAGCGGGGGCGCGTTCCGGCGGCCGCAGACGGCGACGCGGATCGGCTGGAACATCTGGCCTGCCTTGAGACCGAGCTCGGCGGCGGCCGCTCGCAGCCGCTCCTCCAGAGCCTGGTGGGTGAAATCACCGTTGGCGAGCACGGCCAGGGCCTTTTCGAGAGCGCGAAGCGCCATCGCGCGGTCGCCCTTCTGCGGGATCAGCTCGGCCGGATCGTAAGGCGGCAGCTCCCGGAGGAACAAGAAATCCGCGACGGAAACCGCGTCGTTCAGCGTTTTGATCCGCTCCTGGATGAGCGGCGTGACGCGCAGCGCCTTCTCGCGGTTGACCTCGTAGCCGGCCTTCTGCCAGACGGGCAGGAGCCGCCCGGCGAGCTCCTCGACGGGCAGCGAGTAGATGTGCTGGGCATTCAGCCAGAGCGCCTTGGGGTCGATGGGGTCCTCTTCGGTGAAGTTGACCACCGCATTGGAGCGGTTGACGCCTTCGAGCGTGAACGCCTCCACAAGCTCGGCGAGGGTCATCTTCTCGCGGTTGTCCTTCGGGTTCCAGCCGAGCAGGCAGAGGAAGTTGATGTAGGCCTCCGGGAGGAAGCCGGCGTCGCGGTAGGTGAGCACGCTGACGACGGGACCGTGGCGGCGCTTGCTGAGCTTGGCGCCGTCGGGCGCGATCAGCAGCGGCAGATGGGCGAAGGCCGGCATCGGCGTGCCGAGCGCTTCGAACAGCAGGATGTGCTTGAAGGTGTTGGTGAGATGGTCCTGCCCGCGGATGATGTGGCTGATGCGGAGGTCCGAGTCGTCCACGCAGGAGGCGTGATGGTAGGTGGGCGCGCCGTTGGAGCGCAGCAGCGCGAAGTCTTCGATGTCAGCGGTGGACTTGGACTGTTCGCCGTAGACGAGGTCGCGGAAGACAATGGTGCGCTCAGGTTCGCGCGGCACGCGGAAGCGAAGCACGAAGGGCTCGCCCGCGGCGGCGCGGCGGTCGGACTCTTCGCGCGACAGGGCGCGCATCTCCGGGTTGCAAAGCCAGCCCGTGCCGCCTTCGCTGTCCTCGGCGGCCGTTTTCGCCTCCGGCGGGGTGAAGTCGCGGTAGGCGAAGCCCTTTTCGAGCAGCGCCTGGGCGGCTTCGCGGTACAGGGCAAAGCGTTCGCTCTGGCGGTACTCTTCGTCCCAGCCGAGGCCCAGCCAGCGCAGGCCCTCGAAGATGGAGGCGAGGGACTCCTCAGTGTTGCGCTCGACGTCGGTGTCGTCGATGCGCAGGATCATCGTCCCCTGATTGTGACGGGCGAAGAGCCAGTTGAAGATGAAGGTCCTGGCGCTGCCGATGTGCAGGTAGCCCGTCGGCGAGGGTGCGAACCGAACTCTGACCATGAAACTTTCAGTATCTCATGCCCGTGCGCGCGGCCCATTCAAGCCGCGCCTGTTCGAGTTCCTCCACCGAAAGCTCTTCGGCGCGGCGTTCGGCGAAGGGAATATCGGCGCGGCCCAGATTGTTGCGCAGCGTCTTGCGCTTGTGCCTGAAGCAGCGGGCAGCGAAATCGAGAAAGGCCGCATAGTCGGCCACGCGCGGGGCGGGGAGCGGTTCCAGCCGCACGACCGCGCTGTCCACCTTCGGAGGCGGACGGAAGGCGCCGGCACGTACGGCACAGATCCGCTCCACGGAGCACAGCGCCTGGGCGGCGGCGCTGAGCAGCCCGTACTGCCGGCTCCCCGGGCGGGCGATGAGCCGGTCGGCCACCTCCCGCTGCACGAGGAAGACGGCGCGGATCAGGCCGGGCCCGAGCTCGAGCGTCTTGCGCAGGATCGGGCCCGTGATGTAGTAGGGGATGTTGCCGCACACGACGGCTGGCGCGAGCGGGCGGAAGTCCACTTCGAGCACGTCCCCCTCGATCAGCCGGAACGCTGAGGCAGTCTGGAAGCGCCGGCGAAGCCCTTCAGCGAGGCGCGGGTCGGCTTCGATGCCAATTACTTCCCCGGCGCGTTCGAGCAGGAAGCGGGTGAGCGTCCCGGGGCCGCACCCGATTTCGATGATGCGGGGGGCGAGATCACCGCACGCAGCGCGCGCAATGGTTTCGAGAATTGAGTCCTGGTAGAGGAAATGCTGCCCGAGCCGGCGTCCCACGAGCGCCGATCAGCCCCGCACGTCAATTTCGCTGCGTCCGCGGAACTTCACCCGTACCCACCCGCTGACAGGCTGCCCGAAGGCGGTAGCAGGGTTGAACGAAGTCATCAGCAGCGTCGCGGCCAGCCGGCGGCGCATCTCGTGCGATGCGGCAGAGCCGAAGCCCTCGGGGATGACAAAGTCGAGCACGCGGCCCTGTTCATCGACGAAGACGTCGAGCGTCACCTCGGAGTCGTCCGACAGATCGAACAGAACGCTGCGTACGGTGGGCGCGGTGATGATGGCCAGCGGAACATCATTGGGGTGCTGGCGGACAATGCCCTGGAAATTGGTCAGCACAAGCACGAACAGGAAGACGGCGGAGGCCAGGCCGCCCGCCGCGGGCAGGGCCACCGGTCGCATCAGGTTGTTGACCCACAGCGACGCCCGCTCGCCGAAGGCGCGCACGGCGCCCCGCAGGCCCGCATAATAGCGGCGCCGCGCCGCTTCCCTGGAGGCCAGGGACCGCAGCGAATATTTCAGGTGAGCCGGCAGCGGCCGTCTCGGCAGATTCCGCAGCGAGTGTCGGACCAGCTCCAGCTGCTCCAGCCGTTCGGCACAGGATTCGCATGCGGCCAGGTGCTGCTCAATGGCGAGCCGTTCGCTGTCGAGCACGCGGCCGTCCTGGAACGCGGATAGCGTCAACTTCACCTGTTGGCAGTCCATCATCACGATCCAGCCCTCAGTCAGATGCCGTCTGCGGCGACCACTCGAGCCCCCGCGCAGGCTCCAACTTTTCCATCAGCGCCCTGCGCAGCGCCTCGCGCCCCCGCAGGATTCTGGATTTCACCGTGCCGATCGATACATCCAGGATGTCGGCAATCTCCTCGTAGCTCAGCTCTTCGAGGTCCCGCAGGACCACGGCTGAGCGGAACACCGGATTGATGCCCTCCAGCGCCTCTTCGATGGCGATGCGCATCTCGTTGTTCAGCGTCCAGTCGTACGGCGTTCTGCCGTGGTCGCTGAACCGTTCAAGGCGGGCCGGGCCCTCCTCCTCGCCGTCGAGAACCACTTCCGGCCGGCGGTGGCGGACAAACCAGCGCCGCCGGTTGTGCGCCTCGTTGACGGCGATCCGGTAGATCCAGGTTTTCAGAGAACTCTGGCCGCGGAAGCTGCCCACGCCCCGGAACACCTTCAGGAAGACGTCCTGGACGACGTCGCCTGCTTCGTTTGGGTCGTCGATCAGGCGGCACACCAGTTGGTAGACCGGCGTCTGGAACCGCTCAAGCAGCGCTTCGTAGGCCGCGTCGTCGCCGGCACGGAGCCGTGCAAGCAACTGCTCTTCGTCTCCAAACCCCGGCCAGTCGGCTGGGGCCGTTTCCGCGATCGGGCCGAACTGCTTCTCATCCGGCAGCATGCCTGCCTCCCGTCGGCCTCGCCGGCGCCGCAACCTGGGACGCCGCTACTTGTTCAGACACTGCCCGCTTCACTTTGGTTCCTGCTACTTTCAGTTTCCACCCGGCAAGTCTTTTATTCAATCACAAAGCTGAGCCGTTCATCGCCCACCGGGCGGCCGGCCTCCATGAGCAGGAGGCGGACGTGATATTGGCTGGCGGGCCAGCCGTCGGCGGGAACCCGGGCGCCTAGGGGGATCCGGCCGTCCTCGCCCGGCTCCGGCAGCCGGGCTTCGTCCTGGCCGATCACCGGCCCGCCGGAGCTGAACTCCAGAATCGGGGCGGGCCCGGGCCTTCGGGGCTCAGCGTGGATGACGGGGTAAATCGCAATCTCGGCCTTCACCGAGGCGGGAATCCGGCCGGTGAGATCCGGTACTACGCGCCCCTTTTCGAACCGGAATCGGTGGACGGCATCGCCGGGGCCATCGACGGGCTCGATGCGGACGGCGGACTCGAGCGTGGAACGGCCGGGCGCCGAGCTCGAATGGTTCGGCAGAAGCGAAGTTGCCGGCGAGGTAGTTGTCCGGCCTGTCCAGTTCGCGCACGGGCCGGAAATCGCACTGGAAACTGCGGACCACCCGGTCGCGGGTCAGGCCGGACACAAAGGAGTGCAGGGCGAAGGTTCTGCGCTGTTCGTCCCGTTTCACGCCGAGGTTCCTGAGCGGAACCTCCACCGCGGCCACGCTCCCGACGCGCGTCCCCTGCCGGCCGAAGCGGAACAAGGTGGGGGCCCAATCGCGCCGCCGCGGTTTCGAGCGTTTCCTTTATCCCTGGCCCGCGGTGGCCGGAAAGGGAGAGGACCTAAAGGATTGCGTTGAACAGATACCCGACGGCAATAATGCCGGCCGTCATCACAGCGATGAACACGCCGAGCAGCGGCGGCCGAAGGACATTGCGCAGGATGATCATTTCCGGGGCCGAGAGCGCGGTAACGGCCATCGTGAAGGAGAGCACCGTGCCCAGCGGCATGCCCTTGCCGGCAAGCGCCTCGGTGATGGGCAGCACGCCCGCGACATTGGCGTAGAGGGGGACGCCGAGGATCACCGCCACCGGTACGGCAAACGGATTGCCCGGCCCCGCCCAGCGCATCACCAGATCGGCGGGAACATAGCCGTGGATAAAGGAACCGGCGGCGATGCCGCCGACAATATAGGGCCACACCTTGCCGAGGATTTCGCGCATCGAGCGCCATCCCGCCGCCAGGCGCGCCCGCAGCGGCATC
Encoded here:
- a CDS encoding RNA polymerase sigma factor, with protein sequence MLPDEKQFGPIAETAPADWPGFGDEEQLLARLRAGDDAAYEALLERFQTPVYQLVCRLIDDPNEAGDVVQDVFLKVFRGVGSFRGQSSLKTWIYRIAVNEAHNRRRWFVRHRRPEVVLDGEEEGPARLERFSDHGRTPYDWTLNNEMRIAIEEALEGINPVFRSAVVLRDLEELSYEEIADILDVSIGTVKSRILRGREALRRALMEKLEPARGLEWSPQTASD
- the glnS gene encoding glutamine--tRNA ligase, which produces MADEKPRDAGAPEEARPSNFIRDIILRDLETGRYGGRVHTRFPPEPNGYLHIGHAKSICLNFGLAREFNGKCNLRFDDTNPCKEEVEYVESIMQDVRWLGFEWDALCYASDYFDQLYEWAKKLIRKGKAYVCDLSPEEVRQYRGTLTEPGRESPYRNRSVEENLELFERMKNGEFPDGSRTLRAKIDMASPNLNMRDPVMYRILHATHHRTGDRWCIYPTYDYAHGQSDSIEGITHSICTLEFEDHRPLYEWFLRELEIYAPQQIEFDRLNLTYTVLSKRRLLRLVEMGFVRGWDDPRMPTLSGMRRRGYTPESIRTFCSRIGVSKTNGVVELGLLEHCLREDLNRRAPRVMAVLRPLKLVIENYAEGQVEMMEAVNNPEDPSAGTRLVPFSRELWIEQDDFREVPPKGYFRLFPGNEVRLRYGYIVRCTGCVKDAAGRVVEVRCTYDPATRGGDTPDGRKVKGTIHWVSVPHAFDAEVRLYDNLFVKPDPDDTEPGKDWTSNLNPNSLEVLEGCKMEPSLRTAKPGDRFQFERLGYFCVDPDTTEERMVFNRTIGLRDTWAKVEKKLNPEKA
- the gltX gene encoding glutamate--tRNA ligase, whose product is MVRVRFAPSPTGYLHIGSARTFIFNWLFARHNQGTMILRIDDTDVERNTEESLASIFEGLRWLGLGWDEEYRQSERFALYREAAQALLEKGFAYRDFTPPEAKTAAEDSEGGTGWLCNPEMRALSREESDRRAAAGEPFVLRFRVPREPERTIVFRDLVYGEQSKSTADIEDFALLRSNGAPTYHHASCVDDSDLRISHIIRGQDHLTNTFKHILLFEALGTPMPAFAHLPLLIAPDGAKLSKRRHGPVVSVLTYRDAGFLPEAYINFLCLLGWNPKDNREKMTLAELVEAFTLEGVNRSNAVVNFTEEDPIDPKALWLNAQHIYSLPVEELAGRLLPVWQKAGYEVNREKALRVTPLIQERIKTLNDAVSVADFLFLRELPPYDPAELIPQKGDRAMALRALEKALAVLANGDFTHQALEERLRAAAAELGLKAGQMFQPIRVAVCGRRNAPPLFETLEVVGREACLERIGKAIALLQQES
- the rsmA gene encoding ribosomal RNA small subunit methyltransferase A; this encodes MGRRLGQHFLYQDSILETIARAACGDLAPRIIEIGCGPGTLTRFLLERAGEVIGIEADPRLAEGLRRRFQTASAFRLIEGDVLEVDFRPLAPAVVCGNIPYYITGPILRKTLELGPGLIRAVFLVQREVADRLIARPGSRQYGLLSAAAQALCSVERICAVRAGAFRPPPKVDSAVVRLEPLPAPRVADYAAFLDFAARCFRHKRKTLRNNLGRADIPFAERRAEELSVEELEQARLEWAARTGMRY